From Zea mays cultivar B73 chromosome 3, Zm-B73-REFERENCE-NAM-5.0, whole genome shotgun sequence:
TTTGGCTGTGGTGCGGTATTCTGGGCAATTTGGCGTACAAGAAATGATTGGTGCTTTGGCAATAAAATTATGCTTGATCCTTCTAACGTTATTTTTCTTTGTTGCTTCTGGCTGGATTCCTGGGCTATTCGGCAGAGAGAGAGGGAACAAAAAATGGTGGTCCAAGGAAGCAAGTTAATCAGAAAGATAGCAAGTGAAGCGTTTGGCCGGGCGTATGGGTGGTGTCTGAGGGACAGGCGAATTTCTAGGTGAACAGGGTTGTGGCTCCTTGCGTATGAAAAAGTCTGTACTTTTGGTGTTACGATACACTAGTTTCTTTTGATGCGCCTGGCTATCATGAGTTGGTTTAAGTGGATGTAATAAGAAATACTTATGTTCCTGTTAGCAGGTCGAACTATGTCTTCTATCGCAGGCCTTTTACTTATCTAGGGTGATATTGTAAGGTGTCTGGGTAGAAGTCAGGCCTAGTAAGGGTTCTGTCGGACCGTATGATCGTGATGGTGGTCGATGTAATGAACTCTTTCCTATTTTCTATGAAATAGGGGGCTTCGCCCCCTTTTTAAAAAAACATGTACCATTATTGCCATAATGCACCATTTGTGATTATTCATATGTTTGTTCTTTTACAGCTACTCTCTCCGTTTCTAACTATAAGCAAATTATAAGTCGCTTTGAAATTATCTCTAAATGCATAGCAAAATTGATGTACCAAAAAAAAGTCAAACCGACTTATAAAAATAATTTGGAACAGTCAATGCGACTTGTTGTTATAATTTGGAACGGGGCGAGTAGTTCTTTCCGTTCTTAATCTGACGGGACCATTAGGCTCCAGCCATCTTTACATTATGGACTTGGCAATCATTTTTCCCTTTTATCTAACAGAAATGTATTAAAAAATATTTCACAAATTGATGAGCACCAAGACGATGACAACGAATATGTTCTTTGTAAGGGCACAGAAACAAATACGCTCACAGAGATAACATCACATGCATCACCTCTCCTGCAGTTAGGGAAAACAAGCGACGGAGGCATAGAGCAACGACTTCGAGACATCTTTAAGAGAGACATGAAATTTCTCTATTTTTACAAGATCTCATCTACTGTTGAAAACATTTTTTGTTAAAGGAGAACAATTGTTCATCTTCTGCTAGGTGTTCGAAAATGATTAATGCCACTGCTACACAATCTGCTGTTCTAATTCATCAATCAGGTTTCTCTGTGTCATCTAATGTGGACCTACCATGGCGCACCAATACTCGCCATAGCTAACCTCAGAAAATGTATGTGCAAGCCACCGCAGTAAGAGCAGTTGTCAAGAACACAGAGACTACATTGACCCCGTTGTTATCCAGTATGTTCATCCCTGAAATCCTTGTTACCGTTGGACCATCTACACCCACCACCTAAGCAAAACAAACATGACAGAACAGAGAATCAGCTTTCAAAACCAGAGGGGATAAGGATATGTAGACACTGGCAGATTTCAAACAGTTCAGGTTGTAATACCTTTTTGCGAACACTGCAGAACCCACTATACTGAACTGTTGCGCCCAAGAACGAATCGATCAAACTTCCACATAGGCCAGCAGCTGTAGCCAAGGGTATAGCCAGCAGCTGGTTCCAGAATACATCAGGAGCACACTGAGTGGTGAAGAATCCTATCAGCACAAATGCAAGCCCAATCGAGAatccagctgctgctgctgccagaAGCCCATCTATGGTTACACCACCATTGGTACCCTTCCGCACTCTCTGAACAAATCAAAAGTAAACAGTGAAAAATTACATGTTTGCTGATGATTTGTGCAATCAGAAAAAAGCCTTAACAGCACCTTGAATGTTGTGATAATTCGTGGCTCAGCTTTACTGAGAATGCCGAGCTCAGATGACCAAGTATCTCCATTGCAGCAAGCATAATGTCCGATAACACCACCAATAAGAGCAGTAACAAGAGTCGACTCTTTTGAATCCAAACACCTATCTGTCCCTCCGGTAACTGATGCTATCAAAACAACCAAGATACTTGCAATACCGCTATTTGACAAAACTTGCTTCCTGCCAATAAGAGTGGGTTGCACCTGCATTAGAAAGATTCAGAAGGGAACTTTCTGAAATCCAAACATATCCAGCTAAGCAATAATGAAAATATTTTTCAATATTAAAAAGCCCACAAAAACAGGCACAATGGTTGCATCTCATTTAAATCCACTGTCATGTGGGACCAAGTCTACCAGCAATGGCTCACGGCGTAGCGTCGCGCCCATGAACAAGGCTTGGTATAGGAAAAGTGAATTTAGGTTTAGCTTCTTGATTGGTAATCAATTGCAAGTACCGTATATGTAGTTTCCCTCTTTCTATCTCCATCATTACTGGTAGACTTGTTCCACAATCAACATGACATCCAGACCAAGAGCCTTTTATTTTCATAAAATGACTCTAATTCTGAAAAGGATGGATAAATATGGGTGGAGGATAATCTTACATCAAAATAGAAACTGTCCATTGTTTATTATTTTCTGTATTCTAGCAACTCTATGAATAAAAGTGAGCATAATGTAACAACCAATGGCATAGCTACTGAGCTAGAGAAAGTAGGCATGCCGGCAAAAATATTAATTACATCAGTGTACAGAAAGGCATACAGAACATCTTTTATTAGACAGTGGACATGATGTGTCCTTAACAGAAGAAAGGCAATTGAATTCAAATTGAGGGGCCTCATCCTTCCACTTATGAAAAGTTAGCTCATCTAGTCATTTTATGGCTGCACAATGCCATATAAAGCCCTTGGTTTCTCCTCTGACACAAAACTATAGGATCACTACCGGAAATAATCGAACAAAACTCCCACCAGATACTCTGATCTCGTCGAAAATTTCTACTGAGATATAAACTCTATCccaacaaatcaactcattattctACTAAATAACCAGAATTGAAGTCATCTGAAGTCTGTAGAGAGCTAATGATGTAAACAATAAAAAAATCTCTAGAGAGCTAACAATGTAGACAATAAGTATAAAAAATCAATAATTATCCGATCTGCAGAACCTCAACCTATAACATCATTCACCAACATACAAAATCAAGTAACTTCAGACATAGTTTTCATGTGTTGCATAGATTTACCCCACCATCATACCCCAAACTGAGAAAAGGTATTCCATATCACTCTTGGTTATAAATTGGTAACAGAGGCAGCGATCTCGCTCACCAGTTACGCTGCCCGCCCTCCTTGAACTCGGGATCGAGAGCACGCTTCCTCGCCTCGCCGACCCTCGTCACCCGCGACGACGTGAAGAAGAACACCAGTAGCAGCCCCGCGAACCTGCACGTCCCAGACTCGAGATCTCGTCACGATTTCATGGGCGAGCCCTTCCACCGGAAAGGGAGAACTGAAAAGAGGCGGCTCTCCAACCTGTACCCGGCGACGGTATGAGCCACCATGGCGGGGACTCCGACGAACACGGCGCTGGAGTCGACAGACTTGCGCCGGACAGCGCGCGCCGCGATGGCGGCTCCCGCCGCCACCGCCACTGCCGCACGGATCCAGATGCCgctaccgccgccgccgccgtgatcCATTGTGGCGACCAGGTATCGGGATCTTTTTTGAGTTCCCCACGGATGTCCCGTCCTTCCGTCCTTCGTGCCGGCGCGGCTGCAAGCTGAGGGAGCGAGGTGATCTGTCCGCGGCGTGGAGCAGCAGGACAGGCAGTGGAGAGGGGCGTCGCGAGGACCGATGGCGGCGGGGCGAGGAAGAGTAGTTAGCGGGGAGCAGCTACCGGCGAGCGACCAGAACGGTGGAGGGGACGGAGGCGGCAAAATCTCCGTTCTGTAGCGCTCCTCTGGGTTCTCGCGTGCAGAACACGGAGTCCGAACAAATTCTGTGCAAGGATGTAATCTAGATTCTAGAATTCTACATCCAACATTGtccgattttttttattttatattcTACTCTTCCACGTCACTCTctaaaagatcaaactacaaaaaCGTGAGAAGGTAAAAATATAAAAACACAAAAACATAAAAAGGATAGAAATACAAGAACGACAACTGTCATTGAATCTACATTGATGTTTTGCATGATTTAATTAGGTGCTTGCACTGAATAAGTAATCGCACCCATTTTGCTTTTTATTAAGCGCATAGTATTGTCTTTCCTGTTAGTTTGGCTCGATGCCTGCCCTTCAAGGGTCTTGTATTCTGTTTATATAGATGTACAGGGTACATAGTATGGTAACCATACAAGAGAATCAAGAAAAGGATCAGAGGCGTAGCTCTTCAGGAGAAAGAAAATCAGAGACGCAGCTCTTCAGGAGAGAGGAAATCTGCCCTTCTATCTATAGAATATATGCTATCATTTAACATCCCCCTCAATCTGGACATGGTGAAGCAATGTTCAGATTGCGTCGACATATACTGAATGGTGTAATGGTCAGGGGTTTAGTCATAACGTCCGCCACCTGATCCTTGGACGAAATGATGCGAACCTCAAGTTGTTTAGTAGCCACTCGTTCTCGGACAAAATGGTAATCTACTTCAACATGCTTTGATCGTCGATGAAATATGGGATTAGCACAGAGGTATGTCGCACCAATGTTATCACACCATAAAGTCGGAGCACGAGGCTGTGGAAGACCAAGTTCCCGGAGAAGGACTTGTAACCATATTACTTCAGCAGTGGCATCAGCAATAGCTTTGTACTCAGCTTCTGTACTAGAACGAGATACTGTTGGTTGTTTCCTAGAACTCCAAGAGATGAGATTTTTGCCAAAAAATATGGCAAAACCATCGGTGCTTCGTCGATCATCAGGAttacctgcccaatcagcatcagagAAGGCACTGAGCAATGTTGATGACGACTTTGTAATACACATACCCATTTCAATCGTAGCAGTCAAGTATCGcagaattcgcttaacagccatCCAATGTTCGAGTGTCGGTGAGGACATGAATTGGCAAACTCTATTGACGCAGAAAGAGATGTCCGGTCTAGTGAGGGAAAGGTACTGGAGCGCACCAACTACACTCCTGTACCTGGTAGCATCCTCGGGAGATAAGGGTTGACCTCCCACGAGCTTCAACGGTTCCGTCGGAGACATAGGAGTAGAGGTACCCTTACAGTTTCTCATGCCAGTTCGGGTCAGGAGGTCCTTTATGTACTTGCGCTGAGACAAAATAATGCCCTGTGAACTCTGGTTAACCTCTACACCAAGAAAATAACTCAAAGCACCAAGATCTTTCACTGCAAAATCTTGTCGAAGCTGTTGAAGGAGACGATCGGTGGCCACTGAAGACGAACTAATAAtgatgatgtcgtccacatatatgAGCATATATATTTGAATGCCTTGGTGATTAAAAATGAATAAGGATACATCAGCTTTGGATGGAGAAAACCCGAGGTCAATTAATTTGGAGCTGAGGCGTGAAAACCATGCACGCGGTGCTTGTTTGAGACCATAGAGTGCTTTATCCAATTTGCAGAGGTAATCTGGATGAGTGGAATCAATAAAACCGGGAGGTTGCTTCATGTAGACATCCTCATGGAGAACCCCATGGAGGAATGCATTTTGGATGTCAATTTGACAAATAGTCCAATTACGAGAGACTGCTAGAGAGAGCAGAAGCCTGACAATAGTAGGTTTAACAACTGGACTGAAAGTATCGTCATAATCAATACCATGTTGCTGTTTGAACCCTTTGGCAACAAGACGTGCTTTATAACGATCAATAGACCCATCAGATTTCTGTTTAATTCAAAAAACCCATTTACAATCAATAATATTGAGATTAGCATGAGGCGAGACAAGATGCCACGTCTTGTTTTTGATTAAAGCCTGAAATTCATCAATCATAGCCTGACGCCATAGAGGATGCTTCATAGCAGCAATATGTGATGTAGGCTCAATATCAGGGACAGAAACTGCAGAGTAAGTAATTGTTCCATCAGTGCGTACCTTAGGCTTGCATATATTTGACTTGAGCCTGGTGCCATACGGATGAGAGACAGGTGCTACCACTGATGGTTGAGACACAGAATCTGGTGTGATCTATTGTTCTGTATTGTGATCATCAGACAATGCATGTGCCTCAGAACAGAACTCAGTAGAGGGCAAGGATTGTTCGGTTGGCAGGTGAGTTTCATCTTGTATGAGCGATGTCTCCGGCATTCCCAAGACTGGCATAGGCAATAGTGGTGCAGCCGGAGAACCTGACAGGACGGGCGCAGCTGCATTTGGTGTGGGCTCAAAACCTGAAGTGGATGCGACAGGTACAGGTGCTGCTGGAGGAACCGAGTTTGCTGCAACCAGAGAGTTAGCAGGCCAGGATATATGCATATGATCACCTTCTAAAAATGAACTGCCACTATCTAAATGCAATTGACGCAAATTAGAGGAATTGCATGACGTGGGAATAGATGAAATCTGAGCAAAAGGAAATATATTTTCATCAAAGATAACATCTCGAGAAATATATATGCGACCGGAATCAGTGTCAAGGCATTTGTACCCTTTATGAGATGAACTATAACCCAGAAAAACACATTGTTTGGAACGAAAAGAAAGTTTATGTGTATTGTATGGGCGCAAGTGAGGCCAACAGGCACATCCAAAAATGCGAAGAAGGGAATAATTGGGTGGAGTTTTTAAAAGACGCTCTAGAGGACATTTGTGATCAATCACACGAGTTGGAAGTCGATTTATTAGATATGTGGCAGTAAGAAACGCCTCATCCCAAAATTTGATAGGCATATGAGCATGTGCAAGAAGGGCTAATCCAGTTTCCACAATGTGACGGTGTTTTCTTTCAGCGGAGCCATTTTGCTGGTGTGTGTGAGGACAAGAGACACGATGTGCAATGCCTAAGGATCGAAAAAAGGTGTTATGAATTCTTTGATATTCACCACCCCAATCATAGTGCACGCATTTGATTTTAGTGTCTAAAAGACGTTCTACATGAGCCTGAAATTGCAAAAAAAATGCGGGATGCATCAGATCTGTCATGCATAAGATAGATCCATGAAAATTTACTGAAATCATCAATGAAACTAATGTAATATTTATATCCACCAACAGATGTTGGAGCAGGGCCCCAAACATCAGAGAATACAAGTTCTAATGGAGATTCTGATCGATGGATAGCAGAAGTATATGGTAATTGGTGACTTTTGGCAAGCTGACATGCATTACAGACTTGCGAAACAGACTCTTTGGACCTCGGGATTTTATTGTGGTGGAGAATCGACTGCACTACTTGACTAGAGGGGTGACCTAGTCTTGCATGCCATTGTGTGGTGGTGGTGGCTCGACTCACTAAAGCCTGTTTGAGAACATCTGCATCTGATGGTGTGAGAGGGTAAAGGCCTCCCTCACAACGTCCGTCCAGAAGATGTTGCCGTGTCTTGCGATCCTTTATAGAAAAATGCCATGGATGATATTCAAAAAAGACATCATTATCACGAGAGAATTTGTGGACAGACAGTAGATTTTTAGCAATTTGAGGTACATGCAAAACGTTACGCAATGCAAGAGAACGAGTGGCAGTATTAATAGAAGAGTGACCAATGTGCAAAATAGGCAAACCTGCACCGTTGCCCACTTGAACTTGTTCACCACCATGATAACGTTCACGAAGAGCAAGCCGGTCAAGATCACTTGTAATATGATTCGTGGCGCCGGTATCACTGTACCAATTGGGATCAATCTTGTAGGAAGATGTGGCTGCCAACGCTGCAGAAGGGGGATCTTCATTATAGGATGCGTCCATGCGGTACCAGCAACGCACGGCAGTGTGTCCCTCTTTGCCACAAATCTGGCATGGAGGACGAGAGGGATTGCGACGATCACCTCTGGTGTCACCCGAACGGGGAAAGGGGCCACCGCGAGATCGACCGCGACCGCGGTCAGGACGACCACGAGAATGCGAGGAACCACCACGACCAGCATAATTAACAGAGGATCCAGTATGCAGCTGCATCTCAGCCTGATGCTGAGATTGACGGGCTTCAAAAACCATTAGGTATGCATAAACATCATCAAGAGATAGGGTCTCACACTTTGTGGTCATTGATGTAACAAAGGCATCATAGTCAGCACCAAGACCAGCAAGGAGATAGGCAATCACCTCATCGTCACGCAATGGAGCATCAGCAGCAGCCATCTCGATGGCAAGATTCTTGATTTTCGAAAATAATCAGCAGCAGACAAGCCATGCTTCTTGGTTGTGGCGAGTTCAACACGGATTTGAACCGTACGAGCTCTAGTGGATGAAGAGAACATCCGTTGAAGAATATCCCAGGCTTCTTTGGAGGTGTTGGCAGAGATCACGTCACGCAGAACGTCTTCAGTCATTGTTGAGAGAAGACCACTTAGAAGATGCTGATCTTGATCGCACCAACGGCCATAGTCTGGATTAGGAACTTGGTCAGCACCGGTCGCCGTCGAGGAGGCAATCATCTGGGCCGGTGCAGATGTGGATCCGTCGATGAAGCCAATGAGCTTCGCGCTTTGAAGATAGGGCATGAGTTGAGCACGCCAGAGAAGATAATTGCTCTTCGTGAGCCGAATCGTGACAGCATGGTGTAGCGGAATCAGTGCAGGGGAAGAAGTAGATAGCGTGGAGGACATGGTGGCTGGGGAGGAGGAGGAAGGAAGAGCAGCTGTTGTGGTTGACGTCTAAAATTTCGCTGGCTGAGATACCATGTTAGTTTGGCTCGATGCCTGCCCTGCAAGGGGCTTGTATTCTGTTTATATAGATGTACAGGGTACATGAGTATGGTAACCATACTAGAGAATCAAGGAAAGGATCAGAGGCGTAGCTCTTCAGGAGAAAGAAAATCAGAGACGCAACTCTTTAGGAGAGAGGAAATCTGCCCTTCTATCTATAGAATATATGCTATCATTTAACATTTCCAACCCTCCTGTAACAGTTCGGCCCACAATGCATTGACTTGCATTTTTATATGCAAAATCTCAGAAATAAGATGCAACCGAATATTGTGTACAATACATCAACATACTCTCTCAGACCCAAAATAGCACTCCATTGGTTCCAAAATAGTATTCGTTTTAACTATTAATTTTTATTCTATATTCAAATAAGTGATGATGAATTTAGAGACGTATATAAAACATATACATCAAATATTGCATGAATCCATTGATTATCTAAAACAAAATTTAATTTAGGACAAATGAAGTATTCGTTTTTTATGTGTACACATTCAAATAAAATAATGATAAATGTAGGCACATATATAAAATATATTGTTGACGTCGATCTGGCCGCCAAACAACAGAGGTGTACCGTCTGGCGATGCTCTCTGCGGAGACGCGAACGGTCCACGACACAGCGCTGGATGGTCCACGACCTAAACGAAGGAGCGAATCCTCCTATGCACGCTTCAGTACGGTCCGTGTCTAGGACTGGACTGTCCACGATGACGCAGAGGGTCTTCTTCAGTTGCGTCCCTGAGGGTGGGGCGGAGAGGCCACCGCCCCGGGCCCCCAATTACATAGGGTCCCGAACCTAGTTATACATTCAGTAATTACACTATCAGACACAATAGCTTAATAGTGAAACGTCGAAtaattagtagccacaaagcgttCACAACCCGGTCGTATTTAAACATGTTAAAAGAACTTTTAAGATAATACTATAATATGTATCTTTTATTTATTTGTTGCTTGGTATAAATATTTTTAGATGTATCTTGAGCTTATATATTAGTACTATTTTTATATAACAATAGTTTGATGGGTCTCTATTTAAAATTTTCCCTGAGCCCATAAAACCTCCGGTCCGCCGCTGGTCTTCTTCTATGTGAAGAGCCTAGAACTCGACAGACCCACTGAAGCTGAATGTGCTCATCAAACGTTCAGCATCTGAACTGCCCGCCCAACCATGGAAAACATCCGCCCCCACCCTGAAAAACACCATAGTGACACTGAAATCAACATCCTGACGCTAGCGTTGGCATAATTCTAGAAAGGGGCGCATCATCACAACAGAGAATCGGGGGACTAACATGCATATCTTCTAGATTCAGTTGTTCCTCCAGCTGCCTCGCCGCGGCAAGTGTCATCATGCATATTGCATGCACATTGCTTTCTGCAGCAGACTGTCTTCAGGCATAGCCTGCAACATTTTCTGCAATAGCTTCCAATTATAAGTTGGAATACGTTATAATTTAAAACGGAGGGAGTAATATTCACTTACCGCGTGATTGGTTGATCACACGAGCCAGGCCACTCTCGCATCCAACCAATCATACCCTTACTCATTTCTCACACTCCCAGAGCTTAATGTTAAGCTACTCTCTGTTCTCCAGCTCCAATGGCATTGGTACTCGGAACTGTCTCTGTACACCTAATGTGCAGAAAAGGTGCCATTCAACAGCAGGAATTAGAGGCAGAAGCAGAAGAAGGTCCACTGAGAATGTGTTCAGCGGTTACCCCTAAATTTCTCCTCCTATATCCCACTCACGTGCCACGTCAGCGTTCTCTTCCCCC
This genomic window contains:
- the LOC100272367 gene encoding Protein PGR — encoded protein: MDHGGGGGSGIWIRAAVAVAAGAAIAARAVRRKSVDSSAVFVGVPAMVAHTVAGYRFAGLLLVFFFTSSRVTRVGEARKRALDPEFKEGGQRNWKQVLSNSGIASILVVLIASVTGGTDRCLDSKESTLVTALIGGVIGHYACCNGDTWSSELGILSKAEPRIITTFKRVRKGTNGGVTIDGLLAAAAAGFSIGLAFVLIGFFTTQCAPDVFWNQLLAIPLATAAGLCGSLIDSFLGATVQYSGFCSVRKKVVGVDGPTVTRISGMNILDNNGVNVVSVFLTTALTAVACTYIF